Within the Eucalyptus grandis isolate ANBG69807.140 chromosome 1, ASM1654582v1, whole genome shotgun sequence genome, the region ACACACATTCACTCTCCCTCGCTCTTACCCACATCCCTCCATCCATCCTTCCCAAATCCACGCTTCCCACCAGAGCGAAAGCGCACGATCCAATACACTTCGCCATGGAAGCAGCCGACGAAGATCTTCAAGCCACCCCCTCCTCCACCGTCATGGCCGCCCTCGCTACCCTCTCCCCGCCCCAGCTCTCCGCCCTCACCGACTCCGTCCTCGCcgacctccaccaccaccaccgccgcgtctccgccctcctctcctccccctccctcttctccctcgccctccgccaCCTCCTCTCCCTCCCGCTCCCCCTCAAGTCCCTCCTCGTCGCCCGCCacctcctctcctccctccgCCTCCTCACCCGCCACCTCCCCCTCCCCGCCCTCTCCCCTCCCACGCGCCGCCCGAGCGCCGCCGCGACCGCGACGCGGcgaccctcctcctcctcctctgcgaGCTCCGCCACCGCGACCCCCGCGCCCTCGAGGACGCCGCCCCCTCCGAGTGGCGGTCCGTCCTCCGGCGGCACTGCTCCAAGGACCTCCTCTCGATCGCCGGGATCGGGGCCTTCAGCGGCGGGATCCTGGTCCCCTACGTGGAGATGGTGGTCCGGTGCCGGAACTTCGTCGGGGCGGTCGAGCGCTGCCTGGAAGCCGGGGAGGGGAGGCGCCAGGTGGCGGCGTCtccggcggcggtggtggcgctGCCGTCGGTGGAGGCGGCGGGGGAGGGAGTGCGCGGTCTGCAGGGAGGAGATGGAGGGCGGGCGGGACGTGTGCGAGCTGCCGTGCCGGCACTCGTTCCACTGGATGTGCATCCTGCCCTGGGTGAGGAAGACGAACACGTGCCCGTGCTGCCGGTTCGAGCTCCCCACGGACGACGTGTTCGGGGAGATCCGACGGCTCTGGGGCGCCCTGGCGAAGATCGGGAGTGGGTCCCACGACGCGGGGGGGTCCACGTGGTCGCGCGACGACTCCTGCTGCAACGGGTGTGCGTGAGGTAGTGGTCTCGTTTCTAGTACAAACGGGTCGGGTTTTATCTCGTCGGATCGATTTGTGGTGGACAAGAGATGCCTGTAGTTTGTGGTTAAGGTTTGTACATAGTACGACGAAAATTTGATGACCGTTGATTCAGGAATAAGGTCCAAATAAGCCAAGAGTGCGAGCATAGATATTTCTTAAGGGAGCGAGGTCTACAAAATCTTTCGGCCGAGGAGGAACTAAATAAACCTCGGCCCGATGCGCCGCCGACAGACATTGAGCCATACATCAAGTAGCGACATTGGGTTGACATGTTTCCATGGACCGTCGAAAAGGGCGACTTGAATTGGGGTTATTGATTCGGGCCGGTAACACGGCACAATCGGTGTGTGAAATGCTATTTTCTTGCTACGGAAATAATGTAAGTGGTATTATGCTGGAATGGTAATTGTAGCAGCTCCTGCTTGATTTCTCTGGACTTTTCACTGCTTTTGGTGGAATTATTTTGTGTCTCCGGTGCACCCAATAAGCTTCCAGACCACTATATATGGTGGGTTTCATCGGATCCTACAGGCCAAACATATTTTAGTACACGTTTCATACCCACCTActattttctcctccttttgaCTACCTCGATCCTTGTATTATGTGATGATATATTTGCTTATAGTTCTAATCAcgattgtttatttttttttggtaacagAGTTTAGTTTCTTTCTGCTGTACCATCCAAACTTATACTCCCCTTCCAAAAGGATCTTGTGTTGCTCAAGTGTAATTAATAACGATAGAAACGAGTAATGCCTGTATACTCTAGTACCGTGTGAGGTCCACGTGATCAAATGATTGAGTGGAACTATTTTTGGTTATAGATGAAAATAGCCCAAATAATGCTTGTCTTTGCTCGAGAAATTCTATGCTATCGTTCATCTAATCATTAAGTGATTGTTTGTTCTATCATTAGATCGGATTTGATCCAATGATCGATCAAAGTAACTGAATGCTTAGAATCATTGAAAATCCCGTTTGCGCAATTTGACTATCTAATGAACTCTCCCGCTACTTAACCTAAAGAGACGAAGATAATGTTTCCCACGAGATCACAAATGGAAAAGATTGACTTTGGAAATGGACAGGCAACAATTTTCTCCACTAGGGACCGCCTTCCATGTTCCAACAAACAAAAGACAGGTCATTAAAGAGCCCAGGGCATTATGTGGTGTGAACTTATGACTGTTCCTATTGTCCTGGTGAGCAGGGAAACGTTTATTCGGCCTTTCGATCTGACAAAATGCCTTGACTTTTAGTTCTAAAAAAGAAGGGTATTTATCTCAtcccgaaccgaaccgaaccgaactgctAGGCTAATGTCTACGGTCGGCCTAATCACCATGCTTGTGCTCTTATTTACGGAAATGGGATGTGCTAGTGGCTAGAGCGTATCGacgttcttttttccttatgaaAAGGATGCTTATCAGGAGCAATCCTAAGAAGTGCTTACGATGCTCTTTCCTTGATCACGAGTATCTTTTCCCTTATTCGTTAACCTGCTGTGGCTAATGAAGATTACGCACGTTTGACTACGGGAGATGAACCGCAATTCATCTCCTATAGTGAAAAATAgtaaagcatatatatatatattttaaactaCGATGAATCCATTCTCGGTACTGTAGAGACAAGTCTCTGCAAAGGACCCATACATTTTGACTGTTATCCTAATTTCTCTGTTTCCCTCAAAGATAAGAACATCCTTAGAGCTCTaacactccaaatcaaaacccataattatAAAGTAGCAGATGGATCTATTCCTTTAGCCCTTGTCTATAGAATTCATTACAAAGCCATGTCCTccgcttttggagaaaatgctttcaaacatagtccAAGAGGAGAAACACTCCTTCTCCAAACTGATATTTCTAGAGCAAATACTACAATTCCTAGGTCCATTAATTGGAACCAAGTTACTTTAcagaacaatgggaattagaaaaccaaattccccaacaagttgttcagAATACAGATCCTACTAATGTCATTCAACATCCAGAAGGAAGAGTgaccattagatttcctagaagatcattcgattcaagatctagtccttcCTTTCATAACTCCTACACAAGGTCCGTAGATCTTAATCCCAATCTTCCTCCTATAATCACCATTCCTCCGAGTACTCATAGAAACACTCCTCCTCCTAGTATGCATAGGGACACTCCCACACATGATACAACACTTTTACCCCTTCCACTAGTAGAAGTAATCATGAGACACCTCCCGAACCGgaaattagtggtttagataaTAGATCGTGGATTTCGTGCCCgtttatcaacaaaatcagGCTGAACCAGTCCTAGAAAATACAGATTCTCCTCACCATTCTCCTACTTATTCGCAAATGATAGATGCCGagcttaatgttttagaaaacattttgagcctaacaaagcttttcttaataaagaatttaactctgaaaacaacaaacaaatcagagaatggttcttcaaaacccttgctgataaagcaaaagacatcaaataaaaatattatgactacatatatgaatatgaagttcatatatttttctttgattggcttgaagaacaattccttgagccaaaagaaatattcattttagatcatcattataagtggaaacttgataatggtgaaaccatagaatccaatcatccaccccttaggagaataaaaatacaGCATGGAGATAGCGAGGTTACAGCCACTCCCTTTAGACTTCCAGACAAAGGAGACTCTCTCTACACCCAcaaagttattgaacaaaacaattttactaatcaacatttagtaaCCATAGGAAAACAGTTGAATAG harbors:
- the LOC104436073 gene encoding LOW QUALITY PROTEIN: uncharacterized protein LOC104436073 (The sequence of the model RefSeq protein was modified relative to this genomic sequence to represent the inferred CDS: inserted 2 bases in 1 codon; deleted 2 bases in 1 codon), translating into MEAADEDLQATPSSTVMAALATLSPPQLSALTDSVLADLHHHHRRVSALLSSPSLFSLALRHLLSLPLPLKSLLVARHLLSSLRLLTRHLPLPALSPPTRRPSAAATATRRPSSSSSASSATATPAPSRTPPPPSGGPSSGGTAPRTSSRSPGSGPSAAGSWSPTWRWWSGAGTSSGRSSAAWKPGRGGARWRRLRRRWWRCRRWRRREXECAVCREEMEGGRDVCELPCRHSFHWMCILPWVRKTNTCPCCRFELPTDDVFGEIRRLWGALAKIGSGSHDAGGSTWSRDDSCCNGCA